A part of Microbulbifer sp. MI-G genomic DNA contains:
- a CDS encoding transposase, protein MTKFLTAISDGLACFKAVTKASCTHNQVVYDGDRACVEASAFCWVNTVLGNLKGALRSSYDVFGPKYTQRYLTKFHCRFNCIFDFLRSYSPAYLCVSAHSIIAGKIAETRFR, encoded by the coding sequence TTGACCAAATTCCTCACCGCCATCTCAGATGGTCTCGCATGCTTCAAAGCCGTTACTAAGGCAAGCTGCACACACAATCAGGTTGTCTATGATGGTGACCGCGCTTGTGTCGAAGCTTCCGCGTTTTGTTGGGTGAATACAGTACTCGGTAATTTAAAGGGTGCTTTACGCAGCAGCTACGATGTATTCGGCCCTAAATATACGCAGCGCTATCTGACGAAATTTCACTGCCGATTTAACTGCATTTTCGATTTTTTGCGCTCTTATTCTCCGGCCTACCTATGTGTCTCTGCGCACTCCATTATTGCCGGAAAGATTGCTGAAACTCGGTTTAGATGA
- a CDS encoding right-handed parallel beta-helix repeat-containing protein — protein MFTTISKTKRVLFHLSVAAYAAISITACSGSESGGEVTVVTPDTQTPPPPPPSAQTYVVDDSQALQDALNEVRAGDTILIRGGRQYRTNYRFPGETIRGFTLANSGTADAPIRIAGDTSNDTSAPVIDQGITSTDEDSVVGIYLLCASHVVIENLEIRNVHSSGISSSLGDCASSGIKISNTHIHHVYGDTNVGGIRLSRTSQVEISNNLLHDIYQSDRENTTPIVTADSENISEIVIRQNHFSNSDTGVRLQAQNDKHLSGIMIQDNHFELLDKAVVGLTHSLNGASSANSKLSELQIQGNLFLETASAIDLDMGDTREQSQGLSVVNNTFHDIERIAVNLSGIIDITIYNNIFSHVERDLLITRASSQMGISTNISEMDYNLFWHTDYSASTGPEWLLDLGGTNPQTFNNFSDWTSAFTDTLHAHLQSDPDQVSKFMDPLFSDSESLDFTPQSTFAINGGYHGETLGAFTDGKRPGPSNENP, from the coding sequence ATGTTCACTACCATCTCGAAAACTAAAAGGGTTTTGTTCCACCTTTCTGTTGCAGCATATGCAGCCATATCGATTACTGCCTGCAGTGGATCCGAGTCTGGCGGAGAAGTCACTGTTGTAACTCCAGACACCCAGACGCCGCCGCCACCGCCCCCAAGCGCACAAACCTACGTTGTGGATGACAGCCAAGCACTGCAGGATGCGCTGAATGAAGTGCGGGCAGGCGATACTATCCTTATCAGAGGCGGTCGCCAATACAGAACTAACTATCGCTTCCCCGGTGAAACCATACGAGGATTTACACTGGCTAACAGCGGAACGGCAGACGCCCCTATCCGCATTGCTGGTGATACAAGTAACGACACCTCTGCACCGGTTATTGACCAGGGCATTACCTCGACCGACGAAGACAGCGTCGTTGGCATTTATCTTTTGTGTGCCAGCCATGTTGTTATTGAAAATCTGGAGATCAGAAATGTACACTCATCTGGAATTTCATCATCGCTCGGCGATTGTGCATCCAGCGGTATCAAGATTAGTAACACCCATATCCATCATGTATATGGCGACACAAATGTTGGCGGCATCAGACTGTCGCGGACCAGTCAAGTTGAAATCAGCAACAATTTACTTCACGACATCTACCAGAGCGACAGAGAAAATACCACCCCCATCGTTACCGCTGACAGCGAAAACATCTCGGAGATAGTCATCAGACAGAACCACTTCTCCAATTCCGACACCGGTGTTCGGCTCCAGGCTCAAAACGATAAACACTTGTCAGGTATTATGATTCAAGACAATCACTTCGAGCTGCTCGACAAGGCGGTTGTCGGACTAACCCATTCTCTGAATGGCGCCTCCTCTGCCAACAGCAAGTTAAGCGAACTGCAAATCCAGGGCAATTTATTCCTTGAAACAGCCAGTGCTATTGACCTGGACATGGGAGACACCCGCGAGCAGTCGCAAGGCCTCAGTGTCGTCAACAATACCTTCCACGATATCGAGCGTATTGCGGTAAATCTCTCGGGTATTATCGACATTACCATTTACAATAATATTTTCAGTCATGTTGAACGAGACCTCCTGATTACCCGTGCTTCCAGCCAAATGGGTATTTCAACTAATATCAGTGAGATGGATTACAACCTTTTCTGGCACACAGACTACAGTGCCTCAACGGGCCCCGAATGGCTGCTGGACCTTGGAGGCACCAATCCTCAAACGTTTAATAATTTTAGCGATTGGACAAGTGCTTTCACCGACACGCTTCATGCACACTTGCAATCTGACCCTGACCAGGTCTCTAAGTTTATGGATCCCCTGTTTTCAGATTCAGAAAGTTTGGACTTCACTCCACAGAGTACGTTTGCAATAAATGGTGGGTACCACGGAGAGACTTTAGGGGCATTCACAGATGGAAAGAGGCCAGGGCCGAGCAACGAAAATCCCTAG
- a CDS encoding IS5 family transposase (programmed frameshift) has translation MEITAQQYKIIEDFLPLQRDNMKISNLQMLNVILYIAEHGCKWRGLPKKFGRWAKQSVLDRIFPALQENNVINIQVNHISLDSTAVKLHPDGTGAFKKNGPQSIGKSRAGWNTKIHMVAAGHNRAVVFSLSPGQVGDAPEGRKLLKSLENCGWDGAKVIMEKAYEGNEIRRLGFDLGMEPVVPSKRNRLSTWKYDVEAYKKRNEVERLFRRLKGFRRIFSRFYKLDVVFTFFIHFALIVDTLISVNRL, from the exons ATGGAAATTACAGCGCAACAATACAAAATTATCGAAGATTTTCTGCCCCTCCAGCGCGACAACATGAAAATATCCAACTTACAAATGCTGAACGTCATTCTTTACATAGCCGAGCATGGTTGCAAATGGCGAGGTCTGCCGAAGAAATTCGGCCGTTGGGCCAAGCAAAGTGTACTGGATAGGATCTTTCCAGCCCTCCAGGAAAATAATGTGATCAATATCCAGGTCAATCATATCTCTCTTGATTCTACGGCTGTTAAACTTCACCCAGACGGCACTGGCGCGT TTAAAAAAAATGGTCCCCAATCTATCGGTAAATCACGAGCAGGATGGAACACCAAGATTCATATGGTTGCAGCCGGCCACAACCGCGCCGTAGTATTTTCGCTGTCACCGGGGCAGGTTGGAGACGCTCCGGAGGGCCGAAAGCTGCTGAAAAGCCTTGAGAACTGCGGTTGGGATGGTGCCAAAGTGATCATGGAAAAGGCATACGAGGGTAATGAAATCCGGCGGTTGGGATTCGATCTGGGCATGGAACCTGTCGTGCCATCGAAGAGAAACCGATTGAGCACCTGGAAATACGACGTAGAGGCATACAAAAAGCGAAATGAAGTGGAGAGGCTGTTTCGACGCCTGAAGGGCTTCAGAAGAATTTTCTCTCGTTTTTACAAACTGGATGTTGTTTTCACGTTTTTTATTCACTTTGCGCTTATTGTCGATACTTTAATTAGTGTGAACAGGCTCTAG
- a CDS encoding IS3 family transposase (programmed frameshift), translating to MKKSRYTETQIVKILKEVEGGRLVKEVCREYGISDATYYNWKSKYGGMEASDIKRLKELEEENRRLKAMFADLSLEHKILKDIVEKKAVKPAIRRELVDYARQEHSASLRMACRAVGISDSVYRYRPIPNRNDEVIAKLQEAVERYPAYGFDKLFKILRRWGHAWNHKRVHRLYCELNLNKRRRGKKRLPSRNPEPLSVPAEVNHCWSMDFMSDSLFCGRRFRTFNLVDDFNREALAIEIDLNLPAPRVIRVLERAVAWQGYPNKLRMDNGPEFISTALAEWAEEHSIELEFIKPGKPTQNSYVERFNRTYRDEILNMYVFRTLNEVRELTENWIREYNEERPHDSLGDLTPWEYLAKHEGLENSNLGCH from the exons ATGAAAAAATCGCGCTACACGGAAACGCAGATAGTAAAGATCCTGAAGGAAGTAGAAGGCGGCAGACTGGTCAAAGAAGTCTGTCGGGAGTACGGGATATCCGACGCTACCTACTACAACTGGAAATCCAAATACGGCGGTATGGAGGCGTCCGATATCAAACGGCTCAAGGAACTGGAGGAAGAGAATCGTCGTTTGAAGGCGATGTTCGCTGACCTCAGTCTGGAACATAAGATCCTCAAAGATATCGTTGA GAAAAAAGCTGTAAAGCCAGCGATTAGGCGAGAGCTGGTCGACTATGCCCGACAAGAGCATAGTGCCAGCCTTCGCATGGCCTGTCGCGCAGTTGGCATAAGCGATTCAGTGTATCGGTATCGGCCCATTCCCAACCGGAATGATGAGGTGATCGCCAAGCTCCAAGAGGCAGTGGAACGCTACCCAGCTTACGGGTTCGACAAGTTGTTCAAAATTCTGCGTCGCTGGGGGCATGCCTGGAATCACAAAAGAGTTCACCGCCTGTACTGCGAGTTAAACCTGAATAAGCGTCGTAGAGGCAAGAAACGGCTACCCAGCCGCAACCCGGAGCCGTTGTCGGTTCCAGCTGAGGTGAACCACTGCTGGTCGATGGACTTTATGAGCGATAGCTTGTTCTGTGGTCGCCGCTTCCGGACCTTCAATCTGGTAGATGACTTCAATCGGGAAGCACTGGCCATCGAGATCGACCTGAACCTGCCGGCACCACGGGTGATCAGGGTGCTTGAGCGGGCCGTGGCCTGGCAGGGCTATCCCAACAAGCTGCGAATGGATAATGGCCCGGAGTTCATCTCCACCGCACTGGCTGAGTGGGCGGAGGAGCACAGCATCGAATTGGAATTTATTAAACCAGGCAAGCCGACACAGAACTCGTACGTTGAACGGTTCAACCGCACCTATCGTGACGAGATCTTAAACATGTATGTGTTCCGCACGCTGAACGAGGTGCGGGAACTGACCGAAAACTGGATCAGGGAATACAACGAAGAGCGGCCACATGACTCACTGGGAGATCTCACTCCCTGGGAGTATCTGGCCAAACATGAAGGGCTAGAAAACTCTAATTTAGGGTGTCACTAA
- a CDS encoding IS3 family transposase (programmed frameshift) — MKKSKYSDSQILAILKQAENGVPVPELCREHGMSSASFYKWRSKYGGMDASMMARLKELEDENRRLKKMYAEEQLKAEIVQEALHKKVVKPSRRKEMARQAVATRYISIRIACAAFGVSESCYRYQPVLSDENEEIADWLIRLTNEQSDWGFGQCFHYLRNVEDAQWNHKRVYRIYCELALNMRIKPKRRLKRQAPEPLKEPTKANQVWSMDFMHDQLSDGRNFRLFNVIDDYRREGLAIEAGFSLPTIRVTRALNQLLEWRGKSSIIRCDNGPEFISHEFVAWAKKRRIRIEYIQPGKPQQNAYIERANRTIRYSWLSKHLFDSLEEVQDYATEWLWFYNHRRPHKANGGKPPLMVA, encoded by the exons ATGAAAAAATCGAAGTACAGCGACAGCCAGATTCTGGCGATACTCAAGCAGGCCGAAAATGGCGTGCCAGTGCCTGAACTATGCCGAGAACACGGTATGAGCTCAGCGAGCTTCTATAAGTGGCGATCCAAGTACGGCGGCATGGATGCCTCAATGATGGCCCGCCTGAAGGAACTGGAGGATGAAAATCGGCGCCTCAAGAAGATGTATGCCGAAGAGCAGTTGAAGGCTGAAATCGTTCAGGAAGCTCTGCA CAAAAAAGTGGTAAAGCCATCTCGGCGAAAGGAGATGGCGCGGCAAGCCGTAGCCACACGGTACATCAGTATTCGAATTGCCTGTGCTGCTTTCGGTGTCAGTGAAAGTTGCTATCGTTATCAGCCTGTTCTCAGCGATGAAAACGAGGAGATTGCCGATTGGCTTATCCGGTTAACAAATGAGCAGAGTGACTGGGGCTTTGGCCAGTGCTTTCATTACCTACGCAACGTGGAGGACGCTCAGTGGAACCACAAGCGCGTTTACCGGATCTACTGTGAGCTGGCGTTAAATATGCGAATAAAGCCAAAACGTCGCCTCAAGCGCCAGGCACCAGAACCTCTGAAAGAACCAACAAAAGCGAACCAAGTATGGTCAATGGACTTTATGCATGACCAGCTAAGCGATGGCCGGAACTTCAGGCTGTTCAATGTCATTGATGATTACAGGCGTGAAGGACTGGCAATCGAGGCCGGTTTTTCACTGCCAACGATACGTGTGACTCGCGCTCTCAACCAGCTACTTGAATGGCGGGGCAAGTCCAGCATTATCCGCTGTGATAATGGCCCTGAGTTCATCAGTCATGAGTTTGTAGCATGGGCGAAAAAGCGGCGAATACGGATCGAGTACATCCAGCCAGGCAAACCACAACAAAATGCTTATATCGAGCGAGCCAACAGAACCATTCGGTATAGTTGGCTCAGCAAGCACCTCTTCGACAGCCTTGAAGAGGTTCAGGATTATGCAACTGAATGGTTATGGTTTTACAATCACCGCCGGCCACACAAAGCAAATGGCGGTAAACCACCGTTGATGGTGGCTTAA
- a CDS encoding DMT family transporter, with product MPNSFLYPSIMLVAGVGIPVMATLNGGLGVKLGSSTLATIIMFFVALLISAIYLLKTEGLPTELFQEETPWYFYLGGILVAFYALSITWVSPRYGVGNAVSFVLLGQLLAMCIIDHFGFFGAQQSSLDTKRLIGLVMMTIGVFLVVKRTT from the coding sequence ATGCCGAATTCGTTTTTGTATCCATCCATAATGCTGGTCGCTGGTGTTGGCATTCCCGTGATGGCAACTCTAAACGGCGGGCTTGGTGTCAAACTAGGCAGTTCTACACTTGCAACCATAATAATGTTTTTTGTTGCGCTGCTGATCTCCGCCATATACCTGTTGAAAACAGAGGGCTTGCCCACGGAGCTTTTTCAAGAGGAAACTCCCTGGTATTTCTACCTGGGAGGAATCCTGGTTGCTTTTTATGCTCTCAGCATTACTTGGGTATCCCCAAGGTATGGTGTCGGTAATGCAGTCTCCTTCGTCCTGCTCGGGCAGCTTCTTGCCATGTGTATTATCGATCATTTTGGCTTCTTCGGTGCCCAGCAATCTTCACTGGATACCAAGCGACTTATCGGTCTAGTCATGATGACTATTGGAGTGTTCCTTGTAGTGAAGCGCACTACCTGA
- a CDS encoding XF1762 family protein, whose product MSLRITPITLAEANAFISITHRHHKTVPGHKFAIAASNKCGVHGVVIVGRPVSRFLDDGWTLEVNRCCTDGARNACSILYGAAWRAAKALGYRKLITYTLPSEGGASLRGAGWSLIGKRGGGTWNRESRPRVDTHPTGQKLLWQAPMNNVEATR is encoded by the coding sequence ATGAGTTTGAGGATAACTCCAATTACGCTAGCTGAGGCAAACGCCTTCATTTCAATAACTCACCGACATCACAAAACAGTTCCAGGCCACAAGTTCGCAATTGCAGCAAGCAACAAGTGTGGCGTACACGGCGTTGTAATTGTAGGTCGTCCGGTGTCGAGATTTTTGGATGATGGGTGGACGCTGGAGGTTAACAGGTGTTGCACTGATGGGGCCAGAAATGCCTGCTCCATACTATATGGCGCCGCTTGGCGAGCAGCTAAGGCTCTGGGTTATCGAAAATTGATTACGTATACCCTGCCATCCGAAGGTGGGGCCTCACTGCGGGGTGCAGGATGGTCTTTGATCGGAAAACGTGGGGGAGGCACTTGGAACCGCGAATCCAGACCTCGAGTTGATACCCACCCAACCGGGCAAAAACTTTTATGGCAAGCACCCATGAATAATGTGGAGGCTACCCGGTGA
- a CDS encoding DUF6378 domain-containing protein yields the protein MSSETVSPPDNSAHAFLKKAAQHMRDRAEQRDAGNGERSMAKTITAFNALYGTSLTEEQGWLFMVLLKQSRASCGVFVPDDYEDGAAYFALAGEAAAKNRKEE from the coding sequence GTGAGCTCTGAAACGGTTTCACCACCAGACAACAGCGCCCACGCCTTCCTGAAAAAAGCCGCTCAGCATATGCGCGACCGTGCTGAACAACGTGATGCGGGGAATGGCGAGCGCTCCATGGCCAAAACCATAACCGCATTCAATGCCCTATACGGTACCAGCCTTACCGAAGAACAGGGATGGCTGTTTATGGTGCTACTGAAGCAGTCCCGTGCAAGCTGCGGGGTGTTTGTACCAGACGACTACGAAGACGGTGCAGCGTACTTTGCCCTGGCCGGTGAAGCCGCAGCAAAAAACAGAAAGGAGGAATAA
- a CDS encoding response regulator transcription factor gives MHGTSSTPKYRKLAPRQAEALTHRARGLSNAETAAAMHCSIANVANLLSECFFKLHARNSTDAVAKAIKHGLIQFTLVASIISGTGTDTQEQLRTRFQRKPTIKTIRIRNQGGNAA, from the coding sequence ATGCACGGCACCAGCTCAACCCCTAAGTACAGGAAACTGGCCCCCCGCCAGGCAGAAGCGCTGACACACCGCGCTCGCGGGCTTAGCAATGCTGAAACTGCCGCCGCCATGCACTGCTCTATCGCCAATGTCGCCAACCTCCTCAGCGAATGCTTCTTTAAATTGCACGCCCGTAACAGTACCGATGCCGTCGCTAAAGCCATTAAACACGGACTGATCCAGTTCACTCTCGTCGCTTCAATCATTAGCGGTACTGGCACCGATACCCAGGAGCAACTCCGTACCCGCTTCCAGCGCAAACCCACCATTAAAACTATTCGCATACGTAACCAGGGAGGGAATGCCGCATGA
- a CDS encoding helix-turn-helix domain-containing protein: MHQLGSIIKQHRELLGLTQQELSAKLYIPLTQLQRIEQGKAKTISPVLLRKIALILALDGNTLLSVPPRPGSLQHQIELLPSPAKHHLIKFLKEIAAGFEN, encoded by the coding sequence ATGCACCAGCTTGGCTCGATAATTAAGCAACACCGTGAACTTCTCGGACTGACTCAACAAGAGCTGTCTGCTAAGCTTTATATTCCGTTGACCCAACTGCAACGAATTGAGCAAGGGAAAGCTAAAACTATTTCCCCTGTTTTATTGAGGAAAATTGCTCTAATCCTCGCACTTGACGGCAATACCCTGCTGTCAGTCCCTCCTCGCCCAGGCTCTTTACAGCACCAGATAGAGCTGTTGCCCTCCCCAGCCAAACATCACCTTATTAAGTTTCTCAAAGAAATAGCCGCCGGTTTTGAAAATTAA